AATGTCACCAACCCTTCCCGCTTGCTTGTGGTGAATTTTCACCAACATTTCCTGCTGCATTTTACATCAACTCACCCTAACTTTATGTCGATGATAAACTAGGGAAGCCTGGAAGAATTCCAGGTAAAACCGGTGTGATTAATGTTTCTGTCTGCATTAATACAAACATGCAGCTCACCCTGATGCTCTTCGTCACGAGTTTTGTCctcttattttctttcctcCCTTTCTATTGAATCTTTCTCCACATCACGAGGAAGAAGAGAAGTGGCTGAGGCATAGCTGTAGCCATGTCAGCCCAGTGGCGTGAAGAGGACGACCTTCGGcagggaggaggcagaggagtgCCACTGAAATCCAAACCCAGGTTCTCCTTCCACGAGGTCAGAGTTCTCCTGGATGCGGTGAAGAGGAACAGATACATCCTTCTTAGTGAGTACAAAGCCGATTGTCCTGAAGGCTTAGTTTTAACTATAGGTTTTCTGATCTTGTCTAcactaaggttgtcaaaataatcagaattttgtcactttattaAAACTTTATTCTTTAAGCTAGTGGTACTTAACCGGAAGGTAGGACCCACCATCACGTCCTCAGTGGGAAATCGTGACCAAAATTTCAAACCGCTCAAATGTATCAGCTGAAAAATGTTGTAGTCTGGACCGTAGAGTGAACCAAACCTAAGactaaacaaagagaaaaaacatgtttaaaaagcacttcATTATAGAAATATGGATGACAGGCTTTTTATTTACTACATTTCCCATGAGGACATGAGAATTTTGGTTGTTTCCTGGAGATCTTGAGAAGAGGACTCGTTGCCAcaggaaaaccagctttgttttctcaagataaTGAGATAGAGACATTGTTGTGATTATTTAACATAACCTGCACTGAATTTTAACATCATAAATCCCTCCTTTTAGGGAAGTTTAACCGAGGAGTGTCAGTCGACACCAAGAAACAGACATGGATTGAGATCACCAATCAGATCAACGATCTTGGAGAGAATCACAGAGAGGTTTGTCATCactttgttttctgattcattatTTTACTGTAGGCACACTTGTGTTTTGAAGTCTGATTATATTTGGTTTGGCATTAataaacttggcacaaaaaggaagaaaatgagtgtttggtagattattccTTGTTGTAACAAAACGTCTTGGCAATAAATGTTgtagcaggggtcatcaagtcaGTTTTCACAAGGGCCAGTGTTTTCTGTGGGGGGCCAGACATTAAGATAAACtggaataaaatcaatatttctttCTAACTAACATACTCTTGTAAAATATTATTGCCTTCAAAAATTAATGGaactttaagcctttaacagtgagatcTGTCCCTAACaactatactgcagccagccacaagggggcgattgagaaaTTTTGGTTCATATTTCTGGAGAACTCTTAATGTCTATTACTGAGTTTTGTGCTAATTTGCTGTGTCGTGACCgaccaaaaacacatgcaggacaCATATCAGTGAAGATTCTCATTGAGGGAAACTGCAGTCTCAAagtaacctcgcaaagcagatggatacgcccgtttccttgtttctcactggcgaatccatcttgcaaagctcccatctaaactgtttgggcccggttagaaagtgacaggaccaatcagcgatgaggggcagtactttttgGGCGCGGCGgggtcatgacgtaagcaagcagcaacaagaggccggtgaaattatggtggaagacattagcatggatgctgccaaagcgccagttttatcagaatttgatgacatttcttagtttctcagcagtgagttgttttcttttcaagaacgacaaaagtcatgtaccgacatgtctacagtcgccatggtttgcgttatgcagttctgtatggagtttatttcttggtagctgcacatgcgcaaCTCGGtagtggctatgtcacgtgttttgttgctctgattggtcagttaagatgtgaaagacagaaagttcatacagtcaccctcagagttttttttttttttttttttccttcttcccaaaggctttgccctttcccagttgctgtatatcgaaggttttgcagatggatgtgtaaaacaaatccatctggcatgtcaggttagtctCAAAGAGCCTTATGTGTAAAAGTGATACAAAAGACTGCAACTTTAATGAAGATAACAATACTAAGTATGTGTTTAACAGGCCAAATTGTAGAACTACGAGTTGCTTCTTGTTTGATAAGTCGGTTAAAGGTTTTATTAAACAGGCTtgcagttgatgatcactgtttTATGGCATTGGAAAGCCTGTGTattccccttttaaatggtgccacatttgtaaagaacatacatttgtgggttgagcagcagagctgagtatgttggTTGGTTCATGAAAAATTGgacaaatcttctctgccaatgccaaacacaTTACAAGCACATCTTAATAAATTACAATAACAACAAGTTggtttatttcagtaattcaattcaaaaaggtTAAGTCACAAACAGGTGCAGGTTCATTACACTCAGTctgatatatttcaagtgtttatttctttcaattttgatgattatggcagATGATGAAATACCAAAAATTAAGTATCTCAGAACATTAGAATATTACTTATAACTCATAAAAAAAGGAGttttaacacagaaaatatTGGACTGCTGAAAAGTATGAACATACACAGTACTCAATACTTGGTCTGGGCTCATTCTACTTGAACTATTGCAGCAATGCAGCGTGGCAtagaggcgatcagtctgtggcactgggATCCTTTGCAGGTGATTGTAATTAATTAGCCGATTAGAGTGTTACACCATGAGTCTctaatattgaactttttcacaatattctaattttctgagatactgaaataaagactttaaatatgtCCATCTGTGTGCAATGAATCTATATAATTTGAGTTTACCCTTTGAATTGaatcactgaaataaatcaactttatgATGTCATTCTAATTCATTGAGATTCAACCGTATTCTGCTGTTGTTACTGAcccttgttttgagcttctggtacctcCAGCACCTGTACACATGGGCTCTGCTACAGGGGTAGGTAGGTGTCAGCTGAAGAAATGGCgttccatgtttgactgatctggataagGCGCAAGCTGGTGTTCAGtgaaaccaagttgcagcattatttggagtgagccctagtaccatctccaaactgaaggccaagtccCATATATGGGATGATGTCAGAGACAGACTgggaagtgggcgtcccaagaagacatcACCCAAAGAAGaccgtttcctcaccctgtcagcactttggaactgtaggctgtcttctacagatttgcagtcaaggtttgcaggacgataCGGCTCTCTGTCAAGACAATCCAGAACACCCTGCACCCAGATCCACGATCTCCAGTCTCACAGTCACTgtctgccatgactgcccttcaccatcaggcccATTTTTGCTGGGGTCAGCAACACGTgctctggaacctgaacatgtggaggaatgttaCATTCAGTGATGAGTgcagattctgcctacagcagttggatcGTAGGTTCAGAGTGTGTAGAAGAGGCAgagaatgctatgctgattgctgcaccaatagattaacatcttttggtggaggcagtgtgatagCATGGGTCGGCATCCCCCTCACTGAAAGAAggggcttgtcatcattggaggaaatctcaatgcagagatatcaagatgagattctgtcaccagtggcaatcccatatctccacagtctgggatgAAACTCTATCCTCTAAGATGACAATGCTCGCCTCCACAGAGCGGGTTTATCCGAggctacctccagaatttgggagtggagaggatggaatgtcccgtcagcagtcctgacctcaaccccactgaacacttgtgggatcagcttgggcgtgctgttggggccagagtgaccaacacaaccacactagcagagaagatttggccaatttttttaatactcagctctgctgcttatcccacaaatgcattttccttataaatgtggctccattgaaaatggagataaacagactttccaacagtataagatttattgccatgaagcatttttacaaaaaagaaatccaaacacAAATTCCTTACTTTTAGTGCTAGGTTTAGTTAAATAATTAGAAGAAGCTAAAAGAATATTAACTGATGGGAATGCTGCAGcacataaaaatgttcaaagatCTGTTTCAAAAGAGTTGGCTGATGTGGAACACCTTGGTTCTGGTTGTAGGACTGTTGAGTTAACCTGTCCCAGAGCACCTGAAGCatccagaaaaaaacatgcttcaCATTTTCTTAGCTTTACTTGACCTTAGAAACCAAACTACTAAgaaacattaatttattttgtttttttgttttttgttttgctaagAATGCTTGCATGATTTTTACAAGCATTAATGAAGCAGactgctgtgatttaaaaaggGATCTTATATAGAGGTTTAACCTTTTTCACAGGTACGTcagatcatgaagaaatgggCTGACCTTAAATGTGACGGAAAGCGACGTCTTCTAGCCCTCCGAAACCCCCACCTTAGAAAGAAGAACATGGGCCCTGTGGAGAAGATGGTCCACAAGATACTGATGATGAGTCCTAGAGGAAGTGAGGAGGCTTTGTCTTTGGAttatgctttgtttttctgtttaaatataTTCAGGTTTGCCCAGTGTTCAGACCCTTACCCATTGTCTGTTTACTAACCGTTTTGTTCAAATGTTGGTTCTCAGATGGCGACAGTGATTTCGACTTGTGTGAAGATGAGGATTTACCAAAGACCTTCAGTAATACCCCACCTCCAAACCATTCCTCTTACTCCTACCTCAGCATAACAGACACTTCCCAGCCTGTACCTGACAGATTCTCCTATGACATGTCTCCTCTGTCCTCACCAGAAGATGATGCTGGCGGTAAGTACACccaaatgcaaaatagtggaattttaaaattagaTCAAAAGGTTATGATTTATCGCAATTTACTTCTGTAATTCTGATCATGATTAAAATTTTGATCCTTTTAGAGCTCTAATTGAAACCCAGTGCTGTTATTCTCAAATTTCCCAGCTGACCTTGAACATATTATAACTGTTAGTAAGCTCATTAACATCTATCCTGCTGGTTTCAACAccacttcagcactggattattattattatatatatatatatatatatatatttttttttttttttttttttttttttttacccatggGACTGGCAGGGGGAAATATTGGAAAAATATCACATCGAGATTTTTTTATGGCTGGATTACAATCCTGATTTAATGACAATTCTTTTTCATTCTGATTTTCAAGGCTagatttttatgttaataacTAAGATTCAAACTTATTCCTCATTTTGACACCTTCCTAAAATAATGtcctaagtcatattttcaagtttttcagGAGGCAGAAAAAGCTGAATCAAATATAGAGTatagatttttgtttgtttatttttaatttttttttaaagatttatttttgggccttttcatgcctttattagatagaggaggacagtggatagacttggaaacagggaagagagtggggagagacatggggcaaagggccacaggctggatttgaacccaggctgcccgcgTATACAGTGCGCatcttaaaccactcgaccatctgcgcacCCAGTATAGGATGTGTTTTAACCATTACAGACAAAAAGGTTATGACAGCAGATGTCAGTCAGTTTTGTAACATAAGAGAATTGAAAGACATAGGCCAATTTATGAACAGGCCTTTGTGACTTCAGCGGTTTTCAACCTGACTTAGGCCAAATTACTTCTGGAATAAGTGACTTGGGAAAATGAATATACTTCTTTTTCCCACTACTGTGACAGACCATGAGGAAGGGTAAgccacaaacatttaaactgctAGTGAAGCACCCAGAGACTCAGGAGACAGAGACTGCTGCTCCATCTCTTTAATGACTGTCTGATTGTCATTTTCATTGGATGGTCCCTGATCAGAGTCAGAATAGTCAGGACCATCTCCTGCTAAGAAGGGCAAACACTTTAGCCCTTTAAAGCGTATCTGGTGTAAATCATACGGGTGCATTCTGTGCTGTCTGTCATCATGGATCCATTTTGCATCATTTGCATTGTTGAATTTCCATCTACAGCTGAGCTGAGGGCAGTGATGTGACTTCTtttgctgatttcttttgtgGTTTTTCTGCAGGTGATCAGTTCCAGTCCTCCCCTGAGTTTGACTTTGACCTGGCAGAAGATGGAGGTAAGAAAGCTTATAGACAAAGTATTTTCAGACTGAAAATCTGAAAATTGAAATTGCTCTCACTCCTGGCAAGTTTTTGATAACAAAAATACCTGTTGTCTATTATTATACACTTAAAACAAGTTTCCAGGAATATCCAAGGTTTTAGGAATATTCAGGAAAGTTTTTAGTTAAAGCTCTCTGAGTGCAGTTTATTGGGGAATACTGCACagaaaacagcaagaaaaaaaaagatggtaaaatggCAGCCTCTTGATTCTgcagtgctgtaaaaaaaatatttgcccccttccaaatgtcttttttttttcttttttttttgcacatttgtaaCATTGAATTGTTTCAGattttgatattagacaaagataacctgagtagaCACAAAAGTCAGTTTTCAAATGATGATTCACTTGATTAAGGGAAACaagtaaaaatgaataataattcAAGGAAAATTAACTATTGAAAATAAggcattgcttttgaattgtagttcaacaaaatcattttaaaaaacaaactaatgaaactggacCAAATGATGGTACAcctaacttaatattttgttgcacaaccttttgaggcaatcccTGCAATCAAATGATTTCTTTAAAGGCCGGCCCAGACTACAggattttttaggtttttaacGGCGGGCATCGTTTCTCCTGCTGTGTACAGGGGCATACGACGGTCAACCACAGCCCGTTGTACGACCACACGacctgctcccgactggtcGTGAGGATTTCTGGCTTGTTTAATATTTTGGTCATACGACTCCTGACacttcacagtcagagcagaaacgcaagcagaataaacaactttgggggattgttttcctttgtaaacggtcagacaacatcctaaactaccatgacaacagctggaatgactttctgatgcacccccgttatgataaagtaaataaacaggACCTGAGgtgatgatgtttgtgtgtgtgggatagagagaggtAGCgatagaggggggagagagagaaaatgaatggagacAGTACACCCTGAGTGTGTGAgtcttttaaaaaggaaactccgcGGGTTTCTGTCGCAGTCCGTCCCGATTTCAGTTGCACAGTTTGAGCACTCAGGTTGTGCACGATTGTCGGATCTTACaatgtgagcacacaactcatGCGTGATGGTCGTGCATCGTAAATGATTAAGTCGCACAgtgtgagatgacattctgccacaaccGTCATACAgtcggcttgaaatcgcacagtgtacgcCTGGCTTAAAGGTGTCATACTCTGAAAGAGACTCAGTAAAACATGACTTGTTAACAGTGAAAACCTGTATAGTTTActttttcaaagaagaaaattcacaggaaggTAATGTTGATAGGAATCGATAAAGAATGAAATTGGTTAGCGGAATCAATAATTGCATCCGTGTCTataaaatcttatcaattcACATTCCTAAGCccatctggcaccaacaaccatgccatgtTTTAAGTCACtcaaatcccctttcttccccattgTGATGCTCTGTTTAACCTCAGGGAGTTGTCTTGACCACATCCAAGTTTGTAAATttattgagttgctgccatgtgattggctgatttgtGTCAACAAAcgattgaacaggtgtacctaataaagtgagtgtacatgtatgtatgtaacATTGAGTGCTGAACAATTTTGATTCATATTGAAAGTATGatgtaatgataataatgcTGGAATTGAATTTTTCCCTAATTTTTaattagaaaacaaacaaaaataaggaaagaagGATTTCTTACCATCTATTCTAATAACACATGAATGTGTATGATGTAAAGACCAGGACGttgataatgaaaaaaatggctaaatcagtattttcacacatttcaggttgaaGAAATATGACACCTTCTATGATTAGTAAATTGCTGCAGGACATTTTGGGATTATTTACCCAGTCTTGAAATATACTGACATCttttctctgactttaatccaGCAGATCAAGCCGTGGACTTTGATGACAATGAAGACTCCATGCTCTCCTCCTATCCTTCCTCACTCCCtccaccctcctcctcttcactgGATCAAGACCCACTGTCTGACACTCAACTGAGAATCAAACCAGTCCACACCTACTCCCGAAACAgcacccaaaacaacaacaacaaccacgtTCAGAACCACACCTCCTCCAAAGCAACACCTGGACACTCCTCTCCCTCGTCAGTGGCCTCCACCTCCTCTGCTCCCCCGTTAGTGTCTGATTCCGTTGGAGCTTCCTCCTCTgctgcacctcctcctcctcttccacaGCCTCCTACGAGCTCAAGCATgacttcctcctcttcatttgtctcccctcttcctcctcccccctcctccacaTTTGTTACACCTAACGGCTCTACCTATCAGTCcacaccctcctcctcctccactgctgtatcttcctcctcttctgcttCAACCACAACTCCCACTCCCTCCTATTCTAACTCTCAACAGCCGTCTAAACAGGCCCTCACCCCCAGCTCATGTGACCCCCTCCCGGCCGGAGCGTCCACCCGTCGAGCCCAGGACCACGTAGCTCAAATGGCGTCTCAGAGCCTCCAGCAGCAGCGGGCCAGCAGGATGCTCCTGGCGTCGGTGTCTCAGTCTCTGGAGGTGCTAGCTCAGTCCGTGCAGCTGCTGGTGGAGAGCCAGCAGGAGTTTGTCCAggagtctctgctgctgcagagggaAACCGTAGAAGTCCTCAGGGATTTCTCCAACACAGCACTCACGATGCTTAGAGACAAAACCAACAGCGGACAAATGCCCcgacatcatcttcatcatcctgCTTCACAGGACAAGCATTGGTTTTAAAGATAAAGACGACATAAGCCAAGTTCAGATGACTTCTAGTCAGAGTCGccatttatctatttatcttgACGCCGATATAAAAGGAAAGTAGGGACGTTTGCTCAGAGGCTCTCGGACACATGCAGTCTTAGTCTCTGATATCAGGGGATGTTTATTtcaagtcctttttttttttttttttttttttcttttggtaggcttttttgtttaatggattttaagggtgctttcacattaggcacgATGGCTACCCCTCCCCGCTCCTTTATTGGCTTACTTTTAGATTAGGACTCATTCTGTGCCCACACCCACTTGTGTGCATACACTACAGATTAAATGTTTACCTGTTTTAATGGTAACCAGGATAAAATTCCCATGGTTGTCATACggttcatatttttattttctttaaaatgtatgcGATAACCAgcatgcatttttgtttttttcatcagaatAATATAGAGGTGGATGGTAAACCGGTGATTACCAGTTTAAATGCATGTGATGTTCTGTGttcatttcatctgtttttccaTCGTTCTCTCAAGGCTTACAGATATGGATCAAAAGTTTCATTACCGACACCAATTATGGGGCACTGTTGACCAATGCAGCCAACAATTCAACCCAGAGTAGCAGAACACAATGAAGAACAATAATTTGAAAGAACTTAATTgggttttcagaaaaaatgttaacGATGCATACATTACAGGACGGACTGTTCTTTCTTTAGTCTACGGGACGGATGGAGCAGCATCAAAGTAGCTCAGGGAGAGACGATGAAATCTAGTGGATCAGTTTTTTAATGTCCACTCCAACATAATAGACGCCTCTCAGTATGAGGATATAGACGGTTGTACAGTTCAAAACAGaactatttttatttgtttaaagcaCAAATGAActttaaagctgtttaattGTAGAATCTGTGCTCTTACTTGCAGATGTTTCTCCCTAGCTTTCCTCCCTTCTGCTACCAAACGCAGCGGTGATTCACAGTGAGCGGTCATATATAAAGTGGTGTCTGGTTTTCTaaaccatcagtgtgcaaaaaaaaccATTTGTCTGGACAAAGTTaatgaagttttattttgataagCTCAAAAGGCAGCATCCCTAACCGTCTGCTGAGGTTTGATCAGGGAAGAGACTCACATCACAGTCAGAGGAGCAAAGACACTGTTGTTTCAACTGTTACAGTCGACATTGTTCAAGAACCCCTTACCTGATGGTGCAAACTTTGAAAGGGCACATTTTACAATATTTAATGCATTGACCAGCAGGTTgctgcagaagaaaaagaaaaaacttgacTTTTGAACACAGAAAAGTTCCATAGAGaaaagtgggttttttttctggTCAATTTGCAAATTTGTcccaaaaatgaaatgaaaaaattgtGGTATTCATGATCTGGCCATAAAGAATtgtgatataatatgatattgTAAAACTGAGTGCGAAGGAAGAAGTGTACACATAGAGACTTATGAAACTAGAAGAGCATttagagagcgcagacctccgccattagccctatctcccaatagtacagaatccttcaaaaaattcctggatccagatggtgatctagatcactcccaaaatctaatcagttcttacttttgtcatttctgacatttcataaaaatctgcccataactttttgagttatgttgctaacaaaccaacaaaccctgccgatcacataacctccttggcagaggtaaaaattctaaaaagtagttttaacagggtttttactgttttaaaagtaCAGTCTCTGTGCTGTTATTTTGACTGACAGGGTTCTTTAATATCAAACTTTATGAAACTATTTGAACAATGAATCAGtacttttttgtagtttttcaaCAAATAACATCAATCCAGTGATCTTTTAGGTCATGGTAAGAGTGATATGAAATTTTATTGTCTTCACATGTCACCTAAAATGTCCACATATTCCGCCTGCACCACGGTCCACTCACTAAGTGCTCTCTTTATAGTCAATTTTTGCAAGTCAGTTGGCCCAGTCTTGTCCAAGTCTTGTACTCTCCTAGATCCACACCAGGCCTATTTTCATTGTAATGTACAGTCTgtaacagcaggtggcagtatgcaccAAGGACAAGAAAGTAAAAGCTACTGTTGcaaccactcaggtcatgacatttgtttgttttatgctGTGAAGGAGAGTCCATCCTGCCaccatggatgttttttttttttaagtcctttTTCAGAAGCTTTTTGTACTTACTGAGCTACTGTGCATCTTAGAAGATTTAATGGGCCTATGCTGCACAAATACAAAGTTTGACAAGACAGAaattttattgcctttgcaatTCACTGACTACACTTGCAGTGAGGGGAGTCATAACAGGCCATTTGTTGACTAGATTCTGATGATTTCATCTGTGTGTTGAggtaaaaatgaacaaactacTGAGACATTTAAAGAAGTTTGGTTTTTATGTTGACTGTCATATTAGGGCGTGGTTGTGTTCACTTTAAGAGTCCAGCTGGAATGAGCCACCTCTCCAAGCAGGTCTGGcccgtttgcattcacactgaacAAATGGGACCAGACTTTGGCCCCA
This region of Cheilinus undulatus linkage group 2, ASM1832078v1, whole genome shotgun sequence genomic DNA includes:
- the zgc:113149 gene encoding flocculation protein FLO11 isoform X1, with product MSAQWREEDDLRQGGGRGVPLKSKPRFSFHEVRVLLDAVKRNRYILLRKFNRGVSVDTKKQTWIEITNQINDLGENHREVRQIMKKWADLKCDGKRRLLALRNPHLRKKNMGPVEKMVHKILMMSPRGNGDSDFDLCEDEDLPKTFSNTPPPNHSSYSYLSITDTSQPVPDRFSYDMSPLSSPEDDAGGDQFQSSPEFDFDLAEDGADQAVDFDDNEDSMLSSYPSSLPPPSSSSLDQDPLSDTQLRIKPVHTYSRNSTQNNNNNHVQNHTSSKATPGHSSPSSVASTSSAPPLVSDSVGASSSAAPPPPLPQPPTSSSMTSSSSFVSPLPPPPSSTFVTPNGSTYQSTPSSSSTAVSSSSSASTTTPTPSYSNSQQPSKQALTPSSCDPLPAGASTRRAQDHVAQMASQSLQQQRASRMLLASVSQSLEVLAQSVQLLVESQQEFVQESLLLQRETVEVLRDFSNTALTMLRDKTNSGQMPRHHLHHPASQDKHWF
- the zgc:113149 gene encoding flocculation protein FLO11 isoform X2; translated protein: MSAQWREEDDLRQGGGRGVPLKSKPRFSFHEVRVLLDAVKRNRYILLRKFNRGVSVDTKKQTWIEITNQINDLGENHREVRQIMKKWADLKCDGKRRLLALRNPHLRKKNMGPVEKMVHKILMMSPRGNGDSDFDLCEDEDLPKTFSNTPPPNHSSYSYLSITDTSQPVPDRFSYDMSPLSSPEDDAGGDQFQSSPEFDFDLAEDGDQAVDFDDNEDSMLSSYPSSLPPPSSSSLDQDPLSDTQLRIKPVHTYSRNSTQNNNNNHVQNHTSSKATPGHSSPSSVASTSSAPPLVSDSVGASSSAAPPPPLPQPPTSSSMTSSSSFVSPLPPPPSSTFVTPNGSTYQSTPSSSSTAVSSSSSASTTTPTPSYSNSQQPSKQALTPSSCDPLPAGASTRRAQDHVAQMASQSLQQQRASRMLLASVSQSLEVLAQSVQLLVESQQEFVQESLLLQRETVEVLRDFSNTALTMLRDKTNSGQMPRHHLHHPASQDKHWF